The segment GCACTGCTTAAATGCAGAGATGCAAAATAATTGCCACCGGATTTTGCTGGGTCCTTTAGCATTATTAGGCATTACTCCAGCTATACAGTCGCTGAGGTCAAGGTCAGATAGTAAACTCATATGGCCTTCGGGCTTTCTACTCTTCTGCTTCCGTGGAATTACCATCTATTCTCATTACTTCACCTCCTCACATAGACAATGAAAACTGGGTACGGTAACAAACGTTAAAtaaatcatttttgttctttctttttctgtctaatATGTTAGAAGATGTCATGACCAGGTCTGATGGTTACAAGGTGTGAGGAATCAAAGCAGATTTGTAGCATTATGTACACATACTGCTCATGGCCAAGTTCAaaaatgacacatacacacacaccttttatcattttttgtcatcACCTAACCAGTTTTACTTGGCAACATACATTCTTAATTCTTTACAACaaatttagaaaatatataaaggataacaaatatcttcacaatacaagagttgtatttAAAATacgttcattctcattcataccttttcttcaatAATGCATTCCCTTAAAATATGGATTTTTCCTAACATCCCTTCCATGGGTGTTGCATGATTCCCTCTGGCCTCTCCATGAGCACTTAAATATGCGTATGTTAATCAGCCTTTCTGGAGAACACAAGATTCTACTTTTAACTTCATGTGGAATTTCTACTACATGTCCATCCTTTCATAAAAGGTAAATATAGACAAAGGTTCATATTGGGAATATACTCCCTCTCCAATAAGCTTTTTAACTTTTACCATCCTACGTCAATCTTCAATtctatttatcagtatcattcattTTACACAGTGAAATCACTTGTACATGCTTCAACTCAggattaaataaaatgaaaatgaaaatataaagtatattatatatacatacagagaaattTTACTTTTACATTTATGGAAAAATGAGCAACAAAGAATGTTCAAAAATATATACGACACTTCATAAAAATACTGGTAATAGTTTCTTGGAGGAATTTAATATTttactaaaaaaagaaatagcttTTGATATTATTTAGATCATGATTTGTTCagaattacaaaataataaactATTACCATGCTCTTACtacatttaaataataataataatattaataataaaccaGTCTAAATCCATTTCATCTATGCTGTTAGTCCTAACATTCAGTATCAACAATCTCTTAAAAATTCTATGGCAAATTAGTTACATAGTCAGATCTGCCAACAACATCCTAGAAACTTCAAACTAAATATTTCACTCTTTACCCTATTGTGTAACCATGCTCTTCGAAAAAGCTGCACTTCTCATAATCTAGACGTTCAACACAACCTGTATAGCCACAAAATTGCTCAATAATTGCAACTGATTGTGTCTACACTTAAGGCTGCATGCGAATGGCTCCGTCCACTCGCACAGTTTCTCCGTTCATCATTGGGTTTGTGATGATTGCCTGAACCATCTGCGCATACTCGTCTGGGTCCCCTAGTCTCTTGGGGAAGGGCACAGTTGTGGCCAAGAAATTTTGCACTTTCTCAGGGAGAGCCATCAGCAAGGGAGTCTTGAATAACCctttagaatgaaaaagaagagtttACATGAACAACTTTATGGAAAGTATTTTTGAAGCATTCTCAATAAATTATAACAAGATTATAATGTAGAACATAAATAAAACCtagaaaagaatgagaattagATGTAATTTTCTACTGTTAAGTAACACTTAACTGTAGAAATGAAATAGAGGATACTATGTACTTTCTAATTGCTTGGATTAAAAAAGGTGatggaaattataaaaaaaaattcatcaCCTTGAGGGAGATCTATATAGGATCCATTTTGGGATCTAAATTTCTACTAATGAATATCATTGTTAACCCCAAGCCGCCGGTcatggcatatatgtacatgccattATCCATTGTGTGTGCTGTATTTAGTAATTatctttacatatagatggctccataagtactATCACCTATGAGCCAATTATGCGAACTACCTGTCTCATGTGTTTACCCTTGTTTAgccttgattttttatattttataatatttaatactgctgttagtaatgttattaagaatatagtaattataaagattataacaaaaataacaagtgtcaatattgatagcattagtaaaaaaaaaaagcgtattcccattttttcaaggaaaagtgaggtcacaagatctactgattgattcctttgtggctaagcattggcagagccatctatgcacagaaacatttaaccaagcattgccaaagggaacgtaCCATTTTCCCGTCAAAATTGTATTAATACTTTATGGGACAAAATAACCAATTAGAACAATAAAGGCAATAAGTGTTGTAAATATGATCAAGGAATTAATAATGTATGCAGTGTAACTTaaaattcatttgttttttttcgttataattCCAAATATCAAATCTCAGACCTGTCCACTGAGACATCTGTCTCAGTACAACACACAAACGCAATTTTCTTACTCATAATTTCCAGTTACATTTCCATTCACATTCATTTAACAAACAAGTTCATTTAATCTTAAGATCTTGGTTTTGTAAGATCTATCAACAATATCATTCGCAATGCTGTACATTACTTCATAGATAATGTTAAAGGCTAAACAGTAATACTAGTAAAACAAAAGGGTACGCAGttaagaagtaaaaggagaagtaCAACCAATAgtagagaaaattaaaaaaaaaacagctacaaAAATGCTGCAAAGTTCACCAAGAAACGAAAATTGCTAATATTACCAACTAAAAAAgctataattaaaaaaatatttgtgaAAACAAAAGCTGGATTTACCAAAAAATGTGTTATTTCATACAAGGAAGGTAAAAATTAATCTTTTCTGGGATGTATTGCCAATATAAAAAACAAGCATTTATCAAAATATACATAGCTGTAAAATACTTAATATCcataacctaaaaaaaataaaaatgacaccaATCACAGAaaagttgttaaaaaaaaaagaaaaaaaaatcacataattaTTCAACTTTTCCTTGTAACTTTGATAAAACATTCAGGCTCTCTCTCAATAAACATCTAATAACTGTTTCACATAAACTGCTTATGCATAGAAGATACACATGGACTAGGACACATACAGGTAAAAATAACATGTCATACCTCCACAACCAAGAGTACAAAAAACTATAAAATACATACAGActtccccaaaccccccaaatAAATAATCTACAAATTGCACATTACATACCTGGAGCAATAGTGCACACTCTGATCCCCAAAGGTGCAAGATCCCTCGCAATGGGGAGCGTCATGCCCACGATAGCTCCTTTGCTGGCAGAGTAGGCAGCTTGGCCGATCTGTCCATCAAATGCCGCAACACTTGCCGTATTCACAATTACTCCTCTCTGTCCATCAGCATTTGGTTCATTCTCTGCCATCACTCCACAGGACAGGCGGATCACATTGAAAGAGCCACCCAGGTTGACCTAAGAAAGATGTTGGAAACCCAGTTATAAAAAAATTCCACTTCTATTCTTCCTATCACAAATAACATCACTTCATTTgtaattcatttatttgcttcTACATAATATAACTTTTCTATTAGTTTCAATTTACTTTAATATTCCCAAAACACTGTTTAAGAGTTACTATTCCTTCTTAAACTCACCATAAGATACATCAAAATGTATACTGTCTATATCCTAGCAATATCATACTTTTAGGGCTTCCCTGAACAAACACAGTCCTGGACTGTTAAACAatgtatcaatatcactatctctatctgaGCAGAAAATATCACGCAAGACATACCGACTACATGGTTACTTTAACCCACTGACACCAGAGATAGTATAGGCTATATGTTCATACCATGTCCACTATGATTTTAGTTCATCAATTGAGCTtaaacataaaatacatacacaagggCATTGCTAAAAACAttgtaacaatcataatatcaataacaaaaacaacatcaatactAACAGCATTAGAAAAAAGAACATATTTCCCAAAAACCTCAGGAAatggaaatcaggtgaggtcatgtAAGCCTACTGATTGACTTATTCAAGGATGAGCAAAGGTGGAGGCATCTGTACAAAGATAttttacaaaacaaaactacagtggacatTATTCAATGGAGGTGGGCTAACCATCTCACCTACGTGAACTTTTAAATTTTCGTATTAACCCGTAGCCGACGTGTGGCATGTACGTActtgccatggctgttgtggaccaaaataaaagatggcatcgtatcatacccattcccgcgccactggctcgtcggacggagtttgtttttctccgataggagcggcttcatttatatggtaaagattttaggcaatggcacctataatgaaggtaaaccttcaaaattttaacatctttataaattaaaaataaaagcttttaggtgctaaatgtcgctcacaaactaccgatcgagccgggtgCAAACGGGAAACTGCCAATGCGCGCCAACAATTCCGTtcttacgtccacttgccaaacatttttacctgtCCGCACTGGGTTAATAAAAATAACCTAATTGCATAGATCATCCATACCATCGAAattctaaaaacaaaaatagtaaaataataataacaataatataaattacGTGCTAGTGCGATATAGCGTTTAGTCACCAAAGAGTCAATTACTTGGCCCACCTGACCATCTGCTTCCTGACCCCttgaattttcccttttttttttttttttttcttaatagtattatcatcaacattataccaattttaaaaaagaaagaaggaaagtacaTTCTTACACTTgatcattttttgtttatataaaatgAACTTGTTCAGCTATTGAGATTctcatcaatatcaatacttcTATGACTTTTATCAACACATTCATCTTGTCTCACATTCCACTAAATACAACCAGTAAATGAAAGTTTTGCTTTACCCGTTGGACACGCATAAAGTCATCCAGAGAATGAGGCaatttcttcttcgggttgtagGTCTTCACAGCAATGCCAATGCCAGCACAGTTGACTGCCACATCAAGCCTGCCAAATTTGTCTTGGCACATAGCAAGGGCCTTCTCTACATCTTCTGCTGATGATACCTATGGATAGCATCCTCATgtgttaaaaggaaaagaaaaggaccaAAATAGTttagaaataaacatgaaataaatcTAAGAAATCTAATTTACACAGTGCTCTTATCCtgagttatatatctatatctacataaaaGCATCTatgtaacaataaaagaaattgaaaaatgcTAATGTTATGCATGAAAATAAAGCTCTTATGTGTTATGCAAaaatgacttaaaaaaaaaattaacacttACATCAGTGGGGGCAAAAATGGCACTGTCTCCTAAATCACTGGCTACTTTGGCACCCTGGGAGGTGGGAAGAT is part of the Penaeus vannamei isolate JL-2024 chromosome 19, ASM4276789v1, whole genome shotgun sequence genome and harbors:
- the scu gene encoding 3-hydroxyacyl-CoA dehydrogenase type-2; the protein is MLKGVVSLVTGGASGLGRATVERIVREGGRAVICDLPTSQGAKVASDLGDSAIFAPTDVSSAEDVEKALAMCQDKFGRLDVAVNCAGIGIAVKTYNPKKKLPHSLDDFMRVQRVNLGGSFNVIRLSCGVMAENEPNADGQRGVIVNTASVAAFDGQIGQAAYSASKGAIVGMTLPIARDLAPLGIRVCTIAPGLFKTPLLMALPEKVQNFLATTVPFPKRLGDPDEYAQMVQAIITNPMMNGETVRVDGAIRMQP